A genomic stretch from Anoplolepis gracilipes chromosome 16, ASM4749672v1, whole genome shotgun sequence includes:
- the LOC140674769 gene encoding uncharacterized protein, with translation MSRIGLLQLNLNHYARAQNLFLHALVECKCGVGIAAEPYKVQADDRGSVAITWKIERRLSKPIVVAGDFNAWNRAWGSRRDNRKGRVLEDWAAVLGLVLLNQDESRHHPPWDAKPSARRGSSPRKRWALKKLNQDRLMASVLSETWPGTDVPQEIEGQVSWLGGLMARACDVAIPRVRLRPRRVAYWWTEEIAELRRTSVQARYRFIRARRRDLSEATEEALGAYREARNALNAAIRKAKAKA, from the exons ATGAGCAGAATAGGCCTCCTCCAATTGAACCTGAATCATTATGCCAGGGCTCAAAACTTATTCCTACATGCCCTGGTGGAATGCAAGTGTGGAGTAGGGATAGCGGCCGAGCCATACAAGGTCCAGGCGGATGATCGTGGCTCGGTCGCTATCACCTGGAAGATAGAG AGGAGACTCTCCAAGCCGATAGTAGTGGCCGGGGACTTCAACGCCTGGAATAGGGCATGGGGTTCCCGGCGTGATAATCGCAAGGGCAGGGTCCTGGAGGACTGGGCGGCGGTGCTCGGCCTGGTCCTACTGAACCAAG ATGAGAGCCGACATCACCCGCCGTGGGATGCCAAACCGTCGGCAAGGCGGGGGAGCTCACCACGCAAAAGATGGGCCCTCAAAAAACTGAATCAGGACAGGCTGATGGCATCCGTGCTATCGGAGACCTGGCCCGGCACAGATGTGCCACAGGAGATAGAGGGTCAGGTGAGCTGGCTCGGGGGGCTAATGGCAAGAGCATGTGACGTCGCCATACCCCGAGTCAGACTCAGGCCGCGCAGAGTGGCGTATTGGTGGACCGAGGAGATCGCGGAGCTGCGTAGAACTTCGGTCCAAGCCAGGTACCGCTTTATAAGAGCGAGAAGGCGCGATCTCTCCGAGGCCACGGAGGAAGCACTGGGGGCTTACAGAGAAGCAAGGAACGCTCTCAATGCTGCCATCAGGAAGGCCAAGGCCAAAGCGTAG